The genomic DNA GAGCTTAGGATGGATTAGCCTAATTTGGTGGGGAGATAATGTAGATCCCAAAACTTTGTGATGGAGGTTCAAGCAGCCAGGCAGTGGTAGTCAAGGTTCAGACCCCAGTAAATTCAACCTGTTTGCCTGTAATTTGTGTacttttggtgtattttttttttgtttatacctcaatagaagaagagaagagaagagaagagaaatggTGAGAAAGGACAAATGCCATTGGAGTTGTAAAGTTGCTGTCTGTCGTCTAATTTGTGAAGAGTTTGTATAATCTTCTGGCCAGAAGAAGTTAAAGtacaaaagggaagaaaaactTTTGATTTCTATGGCTTGTTGATGTGCAGTACAATACCAGTGAGTAGAGAAGGGATTGGATTTTGCCTTTGATTTGCAAGGTTAGACGAGGCAGAGGCAACAACATATATAGTGCTTCCTTCTGCCCTtgctaaaattataatataaaaaaaaaaaaacattttaaccaTTTCTATTTatgactatatttttaaattttaaaaaaattattttttatcttaaaaaatatgcattttcttgtattttttttgaatgtttttaactgataaagattttaaaaaattaaattagaaaggatagtagtgatatatttaatttaataatcagTCAGTAAAATAAAAAGACTATTTTGCCCATGGATAGAAACCTGAGTGCCAAAACAGTCCTATGTTGATCGACTCGAGGAGCCGTTCAGTTGGAACTCAGGATTCAGGAGGGGATCAGATTGAATTGAAGGCTGTCAAGCACGAATTTTCTCGAGAAAATTCTGacttcctttttttctctctgtcCAAACACCTATCCCTGCTGCCACACAATGATCCGAATATCGCGGTTTTTTCTGATCGTCTTGGCCTCCATCTCGTCGATCATCTACGAGTGTTCGAGCACCTCGATCATCAATCCCTCCAAAGTCAAGCAAGTTTCATGGAAACCTAGGTACTCCTTCTCGCCGGTTGCCTTTTGCTCTTATGGAAATGATGTTAATATAAGATCTGGATTTTTGGAACATTGTGTGATTCCACTGACTCGGCTAAATTGTGATTTGCAGGGCTTTTGTGTACGAGGGTTTTCTTACGGACGAAGAATGCAATCATTTGATATCTCTGGTGAGTGCCGTTACGATTCTTGTAATTTCTGAGTTCATTTGGAAGCACTTGATAGCTATTGTCTGATTTTATTAGCGAGATCTTCGTATTTGTGATGTCAATTCTGAGTTTTTGGGAACGTGCCAGGCCAAATCAGAGCTGAAGAGATCGGCTGTTGCTGACAATGATTCTGGGCAGAGCAAGCTCAGCGAGGTTCGGACTAGCTCTGGGATGTTCATTCGGAAGGGAAAGGTTGGTTCTTTATCCACTGTGCAGTAATTTTGGTAGTCTTTTGCATAATCTCTTTGATGGCGTCTGTTTGAGCCTGATCAATGTTTTCGCACCTTATTTTTATCCTCTTCTACTGAAATCAATGGGTTCTTCATATTGAAGACCTTATCGTTAGAATCCTGTACTTTGTGAGAGAAGAATATTTAAAGCAGTTATAGTGGAGACTAAATTCTCGACTCTGATGGTTAACTTAAGCCTACAACCTTTAAGGGACTCTTAGCTTCTTGAGAAGGCCAAAACTTCTTGGGGGAAGATAGATTGGATGATCCTCATCTCCGTTATTTCTGAATTTCTGGGAATTGTTATTGTTTGATGGAGAACGTGgctttttctgaatttttattgaatctataTTACAGCACAGTCAAGCATTACAGGCCTATGGGGACATCAAATGATGGCAATGGGATGCTTGCTTCTGTATCTTTGGAGTAAAATAATTGGTTCGAGATAGGTTCCTGCCCACCATCATGGGAGAAGTAACAGTTACTATAAACATGCACGCGcagagagggaggggggggtCAGCTGCTGCatgcttttgaaaaaaaaaaaagaagaagaagaagaaatccttTAATGCATATATTCATCTTTAATTTACTATATTTTCTCACATATCCATCTAAATatgcataataatataaaaatagtgaTGTTCTTCCATATGTCAGTGAACATTAGCTAGGATGGTGAATGCATAAACTCTGTTGACATGTCCTGCATGTCAGAATATGGATTAAATGTGTAAACCATAAACTAGTTACTGTTTTAACTTTTAACATTTGTTTGTAAATTCAGTTGGTGCATTGCTTTACTTTGAACACTAAAATAATTCCGAATGCTAGTCTATGTTTCAAAGGAATATTTTCATAGAagcattcattttcatttttttattttctcaaaaaaaggCATCCTATACTTCTAAGATTCCACCTGCCTGTCTCATCAATCAGCTGCCAGTCAGTTTCTATGAGGGATATTGTGTctgattcttttttttcttttttggtcttTCTTGCAGTATTTCAGTACCATGTTCATAATCCTGCTGTTTCATTAATAATAAACCATGAAGCTGGACCACCGAATATTTGATGTTGATTAGGACTTGTGGCTCTTTGTTACTGATGATCAGATTTAACTTTCCACTTTATCTCCAGTAATTGCAGTGGCAACAATACCAAGAACTATTTGTTTAAACTTTAATGCATTAGTTTCCTCTTCCTCTTATCTCGCTCAATgtaaattatcttaattgaaTATAGGATCCTATTGTTGCTGGAATAGAGGACAAGATTACAATGTGGACCTTCCTTCCTAAAGGTAACCATTTGCTGTGAAATACTTGATTCAAGAAGCATTATCTTTGTAAGAAAGTACTGATGGAGGATTTTGTACAGCTCAATAGTAAAATCTATTATACCGATCCTTCATTGTTGACTTATGCTTGTTATTTGGGACTTCATCTAAAACATATCAGTGTTCTTATTCTTTGAGTGTAGGATAAGCAAAATTTTATCTGCCAGAGAAGAAAATTATCCGCAAGCCTATTTTTTGCAACCCCACTGTGGTGTTCCTATCGAGTGTGCTAAAAGTgtccccaaaaaaaaaatttgtaatacaAAGTAAGCATATTTTTGGCACAACCAACATGTATTGCTTTGTGTTTGATGCATATCCATTCTGATAATGTTCCAGACATTGATAACCACACCAAAATGAGATACTTCTTTTGATTATCTGTTAACAAAGGATGTCTTAACTTTATGATTTCTGAAATGTGAAAACCCCCACAAGGTTTGATctatgtttcttttcttttcttttttcctcctCTATGTTTTCTTTTGCAGAAAATGGTGAAGATATACAAGTTTTGAGATATGAGCATGGCCAGAAATATGATCCACACTATGATTATTTTGCCGACAAGGTTAATATTGTGAGGGGTGGACATCGCATGGCAACTGTGCTGATGTATCTCAGCAATGTGGAAAGTGGAGGTGAAACCGTGTTTCCCTCAGCAGAGGTAAGCTATGCCGGTGCAACACAATGCACACTGTTTCATCTAATTCAATCTTTGAGGAATCCATCTATACTGAAATGCCAACCAACTCCTCTTCCTACCATTCAGTAATTCATGTATTCTCAATATCCATAGTCATATCTTTTGTAACTATTCTAAAACATACGGTGTTTAAGAGTAATCCACCTAGTTTTCTCTTGGTCTTCTACAAATGTCTTGCTTAAAACTTCTTAATTTTCATCCACTTTCATAACAGGAGCATCCATCAGTCTTattttcacatgaccaaactattTTAATTGTATCTCATGCATTTTATGAAATAAGCTTAAAAACTTGAAAGCTTACTTGAAGATTTATTAAATCTGAGAGAAGCTATTTATACAAGTTGAATGCTACTttggccccgtttgttgcagcttaattaaagaaattatagcttataacttcttagattatagcttctaaaacttagaataagttgtgaacctgtttgctgcagcttcttagaagttgtagttaagtagttgtggtgtttgataccataagctgtaaaataacttatttttatataattgtccataatacccttagtagttatagaatgataatttaaaaattaattagtgtatatgtataagtttcaagtgttataaaaaaattaattaaattatagaaagagaggaagatgacaagagagaggaagagatttgaaaatggagatggcggtagaaaagaaaaacccatgattgcgtagacaagagggtaattatttgctaaaaataagggcaaaattgtcataaaaatgtaattatttaagcagaagttgtaaaagctggggtactccagctttgaaaaagccagcttctaccccttctaaaagttagtagaaactataaattagaattctataagctaaaacaaacactacatctcaacttttttgaagctagaagctaGAAGTTgcagcttttaagctgcaacaaacagggccTTTATCCCCTAGAAAATAGGAGTaaattcaaacttaaaaaaACAGTAACTAACATTCAAATTAGGCTGTCCGTTATCTTCTGGATTTAAACTTCAAAACTTGAATTCCTTCCTTGATTCTTGGAGCTTTATCCATCTATTAAACTTCCTTTTAAACCTTCATCTTATCCAACCACCTTATCTCCATTTTAAACCTTGAATTCCTTAATCTCGTCCAACATTTTAACTTCAATAAAGAGTCACTTTGACTTTGTGATGTATAATCCCGTTTCTAATTTATCCTTTATTGGATGGCTGCACATTCACTGTAGCATTCTCATCTTTGTTGCACTCTTATTTTACATATGTTGGTAATTTATTGCTAAACATTCTATACTATACAACAAAATTGGTTTTATAGctgtttgatattttttctaattttaatgggattttaacTATAGCATAAAACAAAACTCACTTCTCCATTTTAATGACTTGCCTTTATTTTTGGAATCATATCTTCAATAATCTCTTTATCTTTTTGCataattgatccaagatatctgAATAAATCTTTTCTTAGAATGACTTGATCTTCAAATCTCACCATAACGTCAGTCACACTTCTCTTTTTTCTAAACTTACATACCataaatttagttttcaatCTGCTCAACTTATAACATTTGGATTCTAAGATACCCCCCCCCCTCCATATCTCAAGCTTGGTATTCATGTCTTTATTTCTATCATCCACCAAGACTGTTATTTGCAAGTAGTGTAcaccaagaaaaaggaaatgtgGGTAGGtaatatatatcataaaaagaaaaggttgcAAGCCTAGActgggaagaaagaaaaaggaagaaaggcAAAAGAGAGAACTAAATATTTGGATTGGGTGATCTTCCTATTTTATGTTGTCATCTGAATGTGATTTTGCAGCAAACTCCCATCAAGAGCTAGCAAAATATAACTTGACTGATGAACTTAAAACTGTCAACAGGAACCTTCTCGTCGCAGATCTTCTTCTGCATCTGATGAGGATTTGTCCGAGTGTGCAAAGAAAGGAATTGCAGGTGAGTCACTTTAACAAACATAATTTCTCCTATGAATTTTACAACTGCATTTCAAACTGCTTGAATACCCCcttctctttcttgttctttGCGTGGGCTGCTAGTAAAACCGCGGAAAGGGGATGCACTTCTATTCTTCAATCTCCATCCAGACGCGGTTCCAGATCCCATCAGTCTCCATGGAGGATGCCCAGTAATAGAAGGTGAAAAGTGGTCGGCGACAAAGTGGATCCATGTCGATTCATTTGACAAGATCGTGGGAGATGGCGGGAACTGCACCGACCAGAACCAGAACTGTGAGAAATGGGCGGCCTTGGGCGAATGCACCAAAAATCCAGAGTACATGGTTGGAAGTCCAGAACTTCCAGGCAACTGCAGGAGGAGCTGTAAGATATGTTAGTTAACATGTTAATTTGAGGAGGTACCAGTTGTTGTGTAATTTAGTCTCCCCGCTTTTCAGTTCTCAacttaaaattttgtttcatCTGTCAGCTCAGTTTCCCGTTTTAGCAGTGTTATCTTGTGATCAACAAGGAAGTTGCTGTTATAATTTTCTGGTTTTCAACTGTTGGAAGTTGCTGTGAAACCATATTTCCATTGAAATACATGTTCAACGGAATGCTTTAAGAAATGGATTAGCCAGCACGCACGTCCTCCAcgtgttatttttatttattaatctGTGACAGCCAATTCACAACTGTGTAATGCAATATGTAATCAATAAATATCGTCTTAGATTAGAATTAAATATTGATGGGGGGGGGACTTGCATTAATTTTGCACACCTCATATtaatttcatgcctcattctcAAATCAAGTACCTTTCATAAATACTTAATGTCTTTCAGATCCTTGATGTTCAGTTCTCAGTGGCCCCCAAGGTGATAG from Diospyros lotus cultivar Yz01 chromosome 4, ASM1463336v1, whole genome shotgun sequence includes the following:
- the LOC127799461 gene encoding probable prolyl 4-hydroxylase 4, encoding MIRISRFFLIVLASISSIIYECSSTSIINPSKVKQVSWKPRAFVYEGFLTDEECNHLISLAKSELKRSAVADNDSGQSKLSEVRTSSGMFIRKGKDPIVAGIEDKITMWTFLPKENGEDIQVLRYEHGQKYDPHYDYFADKVNIVRGGHRMATVLMYLSNVESGGETVFPSAEEPSRRRSSSASDEDLSECAKKGIAVKPRKGDALLFFNLHPDAVPDPISLHGGCPVIEGEKWSATKWIHVDSFDKIVGDGGNCTDQNQNCEKWAALGECTKNPEYMVGSPELPGNCRRSCKIC